Proteins encoded in a region of the Egibacteraceae bacterium genome:
- a CDS encoding oligosaccharide flippase family protein: MSGPPPLPSAEPPSGVDPVVDAALPGLRGRSARGGALLLGAQAVLFIAALASTAVLARVLTVRDFGLFFMVAVLVSFVSSFRDFGFPMATVHAPHIEQRAVSALFWLNARLNAALLVAMVALAPLLAWFFRERQLVAMTVVLAASLTANGLTKIHLGLLRRELRFAAVTAITVTAALAGVAVAIVAALAGAGFWALVLQQVVQHVGETVGLWTACRWRPSGPARAPHGDEAYTALRRYGGDVTVARVLTHVAQNLDAVLVGRFVGTVALGLYQNAYRWATVLLEQLYTPLQAVVVATLSRVRDDTERYRSHFRAVVRAVMAVVVPALVLLFLEARAFVLVLLGPQWVEAIPLFRILLVGALAANVPFVLKWVYYSEGQTRRQRSWAFIATPVTVVAVAAGVAGGATGVAAGFAASQVALTYPAVRYCLARSGLRERDFWSVVWRPAVTSLLAAGAVVAAQRAGLVWDRQLYHLIAATLFFGAAYAGSWVMTPGGRTELAAMWRVVTALRDSGEELGDAPAQR; encoded by the coding sequence GTGAGCGGGCCACCACCGCTGCCCTCGGCAGAGCCGCCGAGTGGGGTCGACCCCGTCGTCGACGCGGCGCTTCCCGGCCTGCGGGGACGCTCCGCGCGCGGCGGAGCGCTCCTGCTCGGCGCCCAGGCGGTGCTGTTCATCGCGGCGCTCGCGTCCACGGCGGTGCTCGCCCGGGTGCTCACCGTGCGCGACTTCGGTCTGTTCTTCATGGTCGCCGTGCTCGTGAGCTTCGTGAGCAGCTTCCGCGACTTCGGCTTCCCCATGGCGACCGTGCACGCCCCTCACATCGAGCAGCGCGCGGTGAGCGCGCTCTTCTGGCTGAACGCCCGCCTCAACGCCGCCCTGCTCGTCGCCATGGTCGCGCTCGCTCCGCTGCTCGCGTGGTTCTTCCGCGAGCGCCAGCTCGTCGCGATGACCGTCGTGCTGGCGGCGAGCCTGACCGCCAACGGGCTCACGAAGATCCACCTCGGGCTGCTCCGCCGCGAGCTGCGCTTCGCCGCGGTGACGGCGATCACCGTCACCGCGGCGCTCGCCGGCGTCGCGGTGGCGATCGTCGCGGCGCTCGCGGGCGCCGGCTTCTGGGCCCTCGTCCTCCAGCAGGTGGTCCAGCACGTCGGCGAGACGGTCGGGCTCTGGACCGCCTGCCGCTGGCGCCCGAGCGGGCCCGCCCGCGCCCCGCACGGTGACGAGGCGTACACGGCACTGCGCCGCTACGGCGGTGACGTCACCGTGGCCCGGGTGCTCACCCACGTCGCCCAGAACCTTGACGCCGTGCTCGTCGGGCGGTTCGTCGGCACGGTGGCGCTCGGGCTCTACCAGAACGCCTACCGCTGGGCCACCGTGCTGCTCGAGCAGCTCTACACGCCCTTGCAGGCCGTCGTGGTGGCGACGCTCAGCCGGGTGCGCGACGACACGGAGCGCTACCGCTCGCACTTCCGCGCCGTCGTGCGCGCGGTGATGGCCGTCGTCGTGCCCGCCCTCGTCCTGCTGTTCCTCGAGGCCCGTGCCTTCGTCCTCGTGCTGCTCGGTCCCCAGTGGGTCGAGGCGATCCCCCTGTTTCGGATCCTGCTCGTCGGGGCGCTCGCCGCCAACGTGCCCTTCGTGCTGAAGTGGGTCTACTACTCCGAGGGGCAGACGCGCCGGCAGCGGAGCTGGGCCTTCATCGCCACGCCGGTGACGGTGGTCGCCGTAGCCGCCGGTGTCGCGGGGGGCGCCACCGGGGTGGCGGCCGGCTTCGCCGCCTCGCAGGTCGCGCTCACCTACCCGGCGGTCCGCTACTGCCTCGCCCGCTCGGGACTCCGCGAGCGGGACTTCTGGTCGGTCGTGTGGCGCCCCGCCGTCACGTCGCTGCTCGCTGCGGGCGCGGTCGTCGCCGCCCAGCGCGCGGGGCTCGTCTGGGACCGCCAGCTCTACCACCTCATCGCCGCGACGCTCTTCTTCGGGGCCGCCTACGCGGGCTCCTGGGTCATGACGCCGGGCGGGCGCACCGAGCTGGCGGCGATGTGGCGGGTCGTCACCGCGTTGCGGGACAGCGGCGAGGAGCTCGGCGACGCACCTGCTCAGAGGTAG
- a CDS encoding glycosyltransferase, whose translation MRLSVVIPCHNEERLLGGQLTALADQDYRGAWEVVVVDDASTDATRAVAASFRSRLPALRIVAAGASGVAHARNAGAAAASGEALLFLDADDRAGAGYLQAMAAALERSDFVAARLETRTLNTGWVARTRLVEQERDLNDVFGFLPWAFGGTLGVVRSVFDAVGGFPTGRRYGDDVGFCWRVQLAGVPLRFVPDAVVHYRYRTDLAGIFRQARRYGRSSAAYYRAFRSSGMPRRPLPWVVLKWLSFVVRLPLVRDRAGWGRWLYDVGIAVGQVQGSIRQRVVYL comes from the coding sequence GTGCGCCTCAGCGTCGTCATCCCCTGCCACAACGAGGAGCGGCTCCTCGGGGGTCAGCTCACCGCCCTGGCGGACCAGGACTACCGGGGGGCCTGGGAGGTCGTCGTCGTCGACGACGCCTCCACCGACGCGACGCGGGCCGTCGCCGCCTCGTTCCGTTCCCGGCTGCCCGCCCTGCGCATCGTGGCGGCCGGCGCTTCGGGGGTCGCCCACGCCCGCAACGCCGGGGCGGCGGCGGCCTCGGGCGAGGCGCTGCTCTTCCTCGACGCCGATGACCGTGCGGGCGCCGGCTACCTCCAGGCTATGGCCGCCGCCCTCGAGCGGAGCGACTTCGTCGCCGCGCGGCTGGAGACGCGGACCCTCAACACCGGTTGGGTCGCCCGGACGCGGCTCGTCGAGCAGGAGCGTGACCTCAACGACGTGTTCGGCTTCCTGCCGTGGGCGTTCGGCGGCACGCTCGGCGTCGTGCGGTCGGTGTTCGACGCGGTCGGTGGGTTCCCCACCGGGCGGCGCTACGGCGACGACGTCGGCTTCTGCTGGCGGGTGCAGCTCGCCGGGGTGCCCCTGCGGTTCGTACCCGACGCGGTCGTGCACTACCGCTACCGCACCGACCTCGCGGGCATCTTCCGCCAGGCCCGGCGCTACGGCCGGTCGAGCGCCGCCTACTACCGGGCCTTCCGGTCGAGCGGCATGCCCCGGCGGCCGTTGCCCTGGGTGGTGCTCAAATGGCTGAGCTTCGTGGTCCGTCTGCCGCTCGTGCGGGACCGGGCTGGCTGGGGCCGGTGGCTGTACGACGTGGGGATCGCGGTCGGTCAGGTGCAGGGCAGCATCCGTCAGCGGGTCGTCTACCTCTGA
- a CDS encoding glycosyltransferase: protein MTATAAATQEAHATTPRLTIVIEWENVLLAEAERALRMLTTLGRQVADLGWPAEALVLFDDGEVDRAMVERAVAASRLDRHQAVSVELIAVRGLHYYDLKNAGASRARGDIVVFLDSDVVPEQGWLANLLEPFSRPDVEVVGSNPYIEATSLYSKMFALTWFFPLRTEHGPVRPARQFYANSVAFRRATLAAHPFPTGDGRARGACTTLSMMLRDEGITVWCNPRAKVAHPPPNGLRHFLVRALYDGHDRAVEVRRRHDAPALVLARGVAQNALETGRGLFRILRYRTHVGLDGTGVPAVLALSMTYAAVRMAGYLVATVRPDAIPDRFSI, encoded by the coding sequence GTGACGGCCACCGCCGCCGCGACGCAGGAGGCGCACGCGACCACGCCGCGGCTCACGATCGTCATCGAGTGGGAGAACGTGCTCCTCGCCGAGGCGGAGCGGGCGCTGCGGATGCTCACCACCCTGGGCCGGCAGGTGGCCGACCTCGGCTGGCCGGCGGAGGCGCTCGTGCTCTTCGACGACGGCGAGGTCGACCGCGCGATGGTGGAGCGTGCCGTCGCCGCGAGCCGCCTCGACCGCCACCAAGCGGTCAGCGTCGAGCTCATCGCGGTGCGGGGTCTGCACTACTACGACCTGAAGAACGCGGGGGCGAGCCGGGCGCGGGGGGACATCGTCGTGTTCCTCGACAGCGACGTCGTCCCCGAGCAGGGCTGGCTCGCCAACCTTCTCGAACCCTTCTCCCGCCCCGACGTCGAGGTCGTCGGCAGCAACCCCTACATCGAGGCGACGTCCCTCTACTCGAAGATGTTCGCCCTGACGTGGTTCTTCCCGCTGCGCACCGAGCACGGGCCCGTGCGACCCGCCCGGCAGTTCTACGCCAACAGCGTCGCCTTCCGGCGCGCGACCCTCGCCGCCCATCCCTTCCCGACCGGTGACGGGCGGGCGCGGGGCGCCTGCACCACCCTGTCGATGATGCTTCGCGACGAGGGCATCACCGTCTGGTGCAACCCGCGGGCGAAGGTCGCCCACCCCCCACCGAACGGCCTGCGCCACTTCCTCGTCCGGGCGCTCTACGACGGGCACGACCGCGCGGTCGAGGTCCGGCGGCGTCACGACGCCCCGGCGCTCGTCCTGGCGCGCGGGGTCGCGCAGAACGCCCTGGAGACCGGTCGCGGCCTGTTCCGCATCCTGCGCTACCGCACCCACGTCGGCCTGGACGGCACGGGCGTCCCCGCGGTCCTCGCCCTGAGCATGACCTACGCGGCGGTGAGGATGGCCGGCTACCTCGTCGCGACGGTGCGCCCCGACGCCATCCCGGACCGCTTCAGCATCTAG
- a CDS encoding nucleotide sugar dehydrogenase has protein sequence MVHPPRPFPCDVVVVGGCGHVGLPLGIALADRGLRTVLYDTSEPSVKLVNDGVLPFSEEGAGPLLEQVTASGRLSASSDPAVVGTAEHVVVVIGTPVDEHLNPDPRAIPRALGGCAEHFTDGQVLILRSTVYPGVTALVEEMIAALGCDIDVAFCPERIAEGRAMTELYTLPQLVASRTDRGRQRAAQLFSTLTDDIVHLDPEEAELAKLFTNTWRYIKFATANQLYMMANDFGLDYERIRSALAHNYPRAADLPGAGFAAGPCLFKDTMQLAAFNNNNFTLGHAAMLVNEGLPLYVVARLEERYPLREMTVAILGMAFKGDSDDIRSSLSYKLKRILEFKAGRLLCSDPHVTVDADLVPLETAIEEADLLVIGAPHSAYRSLRTDKAVVDIWNLIGQGVRV, from the coding sequence ATGGTGCATCCCCCTCGCCCCTTCCCCTGTGATGTCGTCGTCGTCGGCGGCTGTGGACACGTCGGCCTGCCACTGGGCATCGCCCTCGCCGACCGCGGACTGCGGACGGTCCTCTACGACACGAGCGAGCCGAGCGTCAAGCTTGTGAACGACGGGGTCCTGCCGTTCAGCGAGGAGGGCGCAGGCCCCCTGCTCGAGCAGGTCACGGCGAGCGGGCGCCTTTCGGCTTCGAGCGACCCGGCGGTCGTCGGCACCGCCGAGCACGTCGTCGTCGTCATCGGCACGCCGGTCGACGAGCACCTCAACCCCGATCCGCGCGCCATCCCGCGCGCGCTCGGGGGGTGTGCGGAGCACTTCACCGACGGGCAGGTCCTCATCCTTCGCAGCACCGTGTACCCGGGCGTGACGGCCCTCGTCGAGGAGATGATCGCGGCCCTCGGCTGCGACATCGACGTCGCCTTCTGCCCGGAGCGCATCGCCGAGGGCCGGGCCATGACGGAGCTCTACACGCTGCCCCAGCTCGTCGCCTCGCGCACCGACCGGGGCCGGCAGCGGGCAGCGCAGCTGTTCTCCACGCTCACCGACGACATCGTGCACCTCGATCCGGAGGAGGCGGAGCTCGCGAAGCTGTTCACCAACACCTGGCGGTACATCAAGTTCGCCACCGCGAACCAGCTCTACATGATGGCCAACGACTTCGGCCTCGACTACGAGCGCATCCGCTCGGCCCTGGCCCACAACTACCCGCGGGCGGCGGACCTGCCGGGCGCCGGGTTCGCGGCCGGACCCTGTCTGTTCAAGGACACGATGCAGCTCGCGGCCTTCAACAACAACAACTTCACGCTCGGGCACGCCGCGATGCTCGTCAACGAGGGGCTTCCCCTCTACGTCGTGGCGCGTCTCGAGGAGCGCTACCCGCTGCGGGAGATGACCGTGGCGATTCTCGGCATGGCGTTCAAGGGCGACTCCGACGACATCCGCTCGAGCCTGTCCTACAAGCTCAAGCGCATCCTCGAGTTCAAGGCCGGCCGGCTGCTCTGCAGCGATCCGCACGTGACCGTGGACGCGGACCTCGTACCGCTGGAGACGGCCATCGAGGAGGCCGACCTGCTCGTCATCGGCGCACCCCACTCCGCGTACCGCTCCCTGCGCACCGACAAGGCCGTCGTCGACATCTGGAACCTCATCGGCCAGGGTGTCCGGGTGTGA
- a CDS encoding glycosyltransferase family 2 protein, with translation MSPRVSIVLPVYDEGEDIVPILDRIFEGVTLPCEVLGVYDTEDDTTAPVLDAYADKDPRVIPTLNTYGRGPANAIRFGIDRARAPCVVVTMADGSDDPRQIDDLARLVERGVVVAAASRYAPGGQQVGGPPLKGFLSRLAGLTLHWLCRLGTRDATNSFKAYRTAFVRQVGIDSRGGFEIGLELTAKARRLRLPIAEIPTIWLERQVGLSNFKLAKWIPHYLYWYRFAFGRRLDLDGLRAATAGLRAANDKERT, from the coding sequence GTGAGCCCCCGCGTCTCCATCGTCCTCCCCGTCTACGACGAGGGGGAGGACATCGTCCCCATCCTGGACCGGATCTTCGAGGGTGTCACGCTGCCCTGCGAGGTGCTCGGCGTCTACGACACCGAGGACGACACCACCGCGCCGGTCCTCGACGCCTACGCGGACAAGGACCCGCGGGTGATCCCGACGCTGAACACCTACGGTCGGGGGCCGGCGAACGCGATCCGCTTCGGCATCGACCGGGCGCGGGCGCCCTGCGTCGTCGTCACGATGGCCGACGGCAGCGACGATCCCCGCCAGATCGACGACCTGGCCCGGCTCGTCGAGCGCGGCGTCGTCGTCGCGGCGGCGTCGCGCTACGCCCCGGGCGGTCAGCAGGTCGGCGGGCCACCCCTCAAGGGCTTCCTGTCCCGGCTGGCCGGGCTCACGCTGCACTGGCTGTGTCGCCTCGGCACCCGGGACGCGACGAACTCCTTCAAGGCCTACCGGACCGCGTTCGTGCGGCAGGTCGGCATCGACAGCCGGGGAGGCTTCGAGATCGGACTGGAGCTGACAGCCAAGGCGCGCCGGCTGCGGCTGCCGATCGCCGAGATCCCCACGATCTGGCTGGAGCGCCAGGTCGGCCTGTCCAACTTCAAGCTCGCGAAGTGGATCCCCCACTACCTGTACTGGTACCGCTTCGCCTTCGGCCGCCGCCTGGACCTCGACGGGCTGCGCGCCGCGACCGCCGGGCTGCGGGCCGCAAACGACAAGGAGCGGACATGA
- a CDS encoding NAD-dependent epimerase/dehydratase family protein produces MTDRVLVSGSAGFIGGYLVEELLGRGYEVVGLDNFSKYGRVAKSYDDHPRYRFVEGDAADTAVVADLLAECDHFVAGAAMIGGISYFHAYAYDLLATNERITAASCDAAIAAHRQGRLRKVTYMSSSMVYESTSSWPSAEGQEREIPPPLSSYGFQKLAVEYFARAAYDQYGLPYTIVRPFNCVGVGEARALGGTEVLSGNVKLAMSHVVPDLVQKVLKGQDPLHVLGSGEQVRHYTYGGDLARGIVTAMEHPDALNEDFNLSTAESTTVLELAALIWRKIKGPDVPFRWVSEPGYAHDVQRRIPATEKAKRVLGFEATTSLDEMLDEVIPWISQAVDEARI; encoded by the coding sequence ATGACGGACAGGGTGCTCGTGAGCGGCTCGGCGGGCTTCATCGGCGGCTACCTCGTCGAGGAGCTCCTCGGCCGGGGCTACGAGGTCGTCGGCCTCGACAACTTCTCGAAGTACGGCCGCGTCGCGAAGTCCTACGACGACCATCCGCGCTACCGCTTCGTCGAGGGTGACGCCGCCGACACCGCGGTCGTCGCCGACCTGCTCGCCGAGTGCGACCACTTCGTGGCGGGCGCCGCGATGATCGGGGGCATCTCCTACTTCCACGCCTACGCCTACGACCTGCTCGCCACGAACGAGCGGATCACCGCCGCGTCCTGCGACGCGGCGATCGCGGCGCACCGCCAGGGGCGCCTGCGCAAGGTCACGTACATGAGCTCGTCGATGGTGTACGAGTCGACGAGCTCCTGGCCCTCCGCGGAGGGCCAGGAGCGCGAGATCCCGCCGCCGCTGTCCTCCTACGGCTTCCAGAAGCTCGCCGTCGAGTACTTCGCCCGGGCGGCGTACGACCAGTACGGCCTTCCCTACACGATCGTGCGGCCGTTCAACTGCGTCGGCGTCGGTGAGGCCCGGGCGCTCGGCGGAACGGAGGTCCTGTCGGGAAACGTCAAGCTCGCGATGAGCCATGTCGTCCCCGACCTCGTCCAGAAGGTGCTCAAGGGCCAGGATCCACTGCACGTGCTCGGCTCCGGCGAGCAGGTCCGCCACTACACCTACGGCGGCGACCTCGCGCGCGGCATCGTGACGGCGATGGAGCACCCCGACGCGCTGAACGAGGACTTCAACCTGTCGACCGCGGAGTCCACGACGGTCCTCGAGCTCGCCGCGCTCATCTGGCGCAAGATCAAGGGCCCCGACGTCCCGTTCCGCTGGGTCTCCGAACCCGGCTACGCCCACGACGTGCAGCGGCGCATCCCGGCCACCGAGAAGGCCAAGCGCGTGCTCGGCTTCGAGGCGACCACGAGCCTCGACGAGATGCTCGACGAGGTCATCCCGTGGATCAGCCAGGCGGTCGACGAGGCACGGATATGA
- a CDS encoding DUF2142 domain-containing protein, protein MAPSDTGFEPEDLTRATQSAKLPPVLAVGAFGLLLLGWVVGNPPLAGPDESGHYARALGITTDGLVGASVSGYAPPDLDPLQRAIVAQAVREVTLPPGLAPQDRSCFLHRPAESVACLDRAPPAPAEPVAWVTNVGTYQPAFYVLPGYLARLGPTPEVAAGIGRGVSAATALALLALGIAALWRPGAGGLPLVGPLVAVTPMVVFTAAALNPSGPEIAAGFALAAGLLRMARDPAPPAWVWGVTGVAGAALVLGRSIGPLWLAVHLLVFLVVKGPSATVGLVRTRPARAAAAAVVVGVALAGNLAFEAAYGLEVRVDPRPLGPSLVAAWEFTREAIIRHAVGVFGHLDVPLPSVLYWTWWSLTAGLWGLALVVGTMRQRTALALSSAGVLMAPVLLETLVLRHHGFHIQGRHVLPILVIVPLLAGEIVAERRARLPRRSAAVVPAVTSLTVAGVHVLAWYTNGRRAAVGIPGSWAFPLGPEWAPPGSWLPWLAVVVTGSALLAVAALTATATGRRDHAASSVP, encoded by the coding sequence ATGGCGCCCTCGGACACCGGCTTTGAACCGGAGGATCTCACGCGCGCCACGCAGTCAGCCAAGCTGCCGCCGGTGCTCGCCGTCGGCGCCTTCGGGCTGCTGCTGCTCGGCTGGGTCGTCGGCAACCCGCCGCTCGCCGGACCCGACGAGTCGGGCCACTACGCCCGTGCGCTCGGCATCACGACGGACGGCCTCGTCGGCGCCTCCGTCAGCGGCTACGCACCGCCCGACCTCGACCCGTTGCAGCGGGCCATCGTCGCCCAGGCCGTCCGCGAGGTGACGCTGCCGCCCGGTCTCGCCCCCCAGGACCGCTCGTGCTTCCTGCACCGCCCCGCCGAGTCGGTGGCGTGCCTCGACCGGGCCCCGCCTGCGCCTGCCGAGCCGGTCGCCTGGGTGACCAACGTCGGCACCTACCAGCCCGCCTTCTACGTTCTGCCGGGTTACCTCGCGCGCCTCGGACCGACTCCCGAGGTCGCGGCGGGTATCGGCCGGGGCGTCAGCGCAGCCACCGCCCTGGCCTTGCTCGCGCTGGGTATCGCGGCGCTGTGGCGCCCCGGCGCGGGAGGCCTGCCGCTCGTCGGGCCACTCGTGGCGGTCACGCCGATGGTGGTGTTCACGGCGGCGGCCCTGAACCCGAGCGGACCTGAGATCGCGGCGGGCTTCGCCCTGGCGGCCGGGCTGCTCCGCATGGCCCGGGATCCCGCACCGCCCGCCTGGGTGTGGGGCGTGACCGGTGTGGCGGGCGCCGCGCTCGTCCTCGGGCGTTCCATCGGCCCGCTGTGGCTGGCGGTGCACCTGCTCGTGTTCCTCGTCGTGAAGGGACCCTCGGCCACGGTGGGGCTCGTGCGCACCCGGCCTGCTCGTGCCGCGGCAGCGGCCGTGGTCGTCGGGGTCGCCCTCGCGGGCAATCTCGCGTTCGAGGCGGCCTACGGGCTCGAGGTGAGGGTCGACCCGCGACCGCTCGGACCGAGCCTCGTGGCCGCGTGGGAGTTCACCCGCGAGGCGATCATCCGGCACGCGGTCGGCGTCTTCGGCCATCTCGATGTGCCACTGCCGAGCGTCCTGTACTGGACGTGGTGGTCACTGACCGCCGGACTGTGGGGACTCGCCCTCGTCGTCGGGACCATGCGCCAGCGGACGGCCCTCGCCTTGTCGAGCGCGGGGGTGCTCATGGCCCCGGTGCTGCTCGAGACCCTCGTGCTCCGCCACCACGGCTTCCACATCCAGGGCCGCCACGTGCTCCCGATCCTTGTGATCGTGCCGTTGCTCGCCGGTGAGATCGTCGCCGAGCGCCGGGCGCGGCTGCCGCGCCGATCCGCCGCAGTGGTGCCGGCGGTCACCAGCCTCACCGTCGCCGGAGTGCACGTCCTCGCCTGGTACACGAACGGCCGGCGCGCGGCGGTGGGAATCCCGGGCTCGTGGGCGTTCCCGCTCGGACCGGAGTGGGCCCCGCCGGGTAGCTGGCTGCCCTGGCTGGCGGTGGTCGTCACCGGGTCGGCCCTGCTCGCGGTGGCGGCGCTCACCGCCACGGCCACAGGCCGCCGCGATCACGCCGCGTCGTCGGTCCCCTGA
- a CDS encoding NAD(P)/FAD-dependent oxidoreductase, with product MTSEPTATQSTSPRADAHAGAGGDGRRVVVMGAGPAGLTAAWELTRAGVPVEVLEADPETVGGIARTASYKGFRFDIGGHRFFTKADDVRVVWHEILDDDDWLTVPRLSRIYYNGRFFQYPLRAFDALRKLGLATSVLCVLSYGKAKAFPRKPENSFEDWIVNRFGNRLFSIFFKTYTEKVWGMPCSEISADWAAQRIKGLSLVEAVKNAVLASRGGAGKKNGEVIKTLIEEFEYPKYGPGMMWERATEQVRAAGNDVHMGERVVGIRHAGGRVCEVLVDASDGSKAYAGTDFISTLPIRDLVGMIDPTPPQQVIEAANALRYRDFLTVVLVVDRPDLFPDNWIYIHDPAVHLGRVQNFKNWSPFMVPDPSQTALGLEYFCTEGDTLWEMDDDALRALGSREIARIGLARPEEIVDGTTVRMRKAYPVYDEHYRDNVATVWGWIRDNLRNLQLVGRNGMHKYNNQDHSMMTAMLAARNLLGEQWDPWNVNTDAEYHEEAGEDHDTAGRLLPQRLTAGQGTDDAA from the coding sequence ATGACGTCCGAACCGACCGCGACCCAGAGCACCTCCCCACGCGCCGACGCGCACGCCGGAGCGGGAGGAGACGGGCGCCGCGTCGTCGTCATGGGGGCCGGCCCCGCCGGCCTCACCGCCGCGTGGGAGCTCACGCGGGCGGGCGTGCCGGTCGAGGTCCTCGAAGCCGACCCCGAGACGGTGGGGGGGATCGCCCGCACCGCCTCCTACAAGGGCTTCCGCTTCGACATCGGCGGGCACCGGTTCTTCACGAAGGCCGACGACGTCCGGGTCGTCTGGCACGAGATCCTCGACGACGACGACTGGCTGACCGTCCCCCGGCTGTCACGGATCTACTACAACGGGCGCTTCTTCCAGTACCCGCTTCGGGCCTTCGACGCCCTGCGCAAGCTCGGGCTGGCCACGTCGGTCCTCTGCGTGCTGAGCTACGGCAAAGCGAAGGCGTTCCCCCGCAAGCCCGAAAACAGCTTCGAGGACTGGATCGTCAACCGCTTCGGGAACCGGCTGTTCTCGATCTTCTTCAAGACCTACACCGAGAAGGTCTGGGGTATGCCCTGCTCGGAGATCTCCGCGGACTGGGCGGCCCAGCGCATCAAGGGCCTCTCGCTCGTCGAAGCGGTCAAGAACGCCGTGCTGGCGAGCCGTGGTGGGGCCGGGAAGAAGAACGGGGAGGTCATCAAGACCCTCATCGAGGAGTTCGAGTACCCGAAGTACGGCCCCGGGATGATGTGGGAGCGCGCGACCGAGCAGGTGCGGGCAGCGGGCAACGACGTGCACATGGGTGAACGTGTCGTCGGCATCCGTCACGCCGGAGGGCGGGTGTGCGAGGTGCTCGTCGACGCGAGCGACGGATCCAAGGCGTACGCGGGGACCGACTTCATCTCGACGCTGCCGATCCGCGACCTCGTCGGGATGATCGACCCCACCCCACCGCAGCAGGTGATCGAGGCGGCGAACGCCCTGCGCTACCGCGACTTCCTCACCGTCGTCCTCGTGGTCGACCGGCCCGACCTCTTCCCCGACAACTGGATCTACATCCACGACCCGGCCGTGCACCTCGGGCGCGTCCAGAACTTCAAGAACTGGAGCCCGTTCATGGTCCCCGACCCCAGCCAGACGGCGCTGGGACTCGAGTACTTCTGCACCGAGGGCGACACGCTGTGGGAGATGGACGACGACGCGCTGCGCGCGCTCGGCAGCCGAGAGATCGCCCGCATCGGGCTCGCCCGGCCCGAGGAGATCGTCGACGGCACCACCGTACGTATGCGCAAGGCCTATCCGGTCTACGACGAGCACTACCGGGACAACGTCGCGACGGTGTGGGGATGGATCCGCGACAACCTCCGCAACCTCCAGCTCGTCGGGCGCAACGGCATGCACAAGTACAACAACCAGGACCACTCGATGATGACCGCGATGCTCGCGGCCCGGAACCTCCTCGGCGAGCAGTGGGACCCGTGGAACGTCAACACCGACGCGGAGTACCACGAGGAGGCCGGAGAGGACCACGACACCGCCGGCCGGCTGCTCCCGCAGCGCCTGACCGCCGGTCAGGGGACCGACGACGCGGCGTGA
- a CDS encoding class I SAM-dependent methyltransferase, whose product MVLHEEEAGSRAPEGGDLGRMYRRRFSDPEARAQMWQVLYEDFFSRFVPADADFLEIGAGYCEFTNVVRARRKIAVDLNADCRQHAAGDVEVICTPSDDLGTVASASVDVVFASNFFEHITREQIVGTLREVRRVLRPTGRLLILQPNIRFCARDYWMFFDHITPLDDRSLTEALETNGFAVREVIVRFLPYTTQGRLPASARLLRVYLRVPLLWRVFGQQSFIDAVPSPR is encoded by the coding sequence ATGGTCCTGCACGAGGAAGAGGCCGGGTCCCGAGCCCCGGAGGGTGGTGACCTCGGGCGCATGTACCGCCGCCGCTTCAGCGACCCCGAGGCACGCGCGCAGATGTGGCAGGTCCTCTACGAGGACTTCTTCAGCCGCTTCGTCCCCGCCGACGCGGACTTCCTGGAGATCGGCGCCGGCTACTGCGAGTTCACGAACGTCGTCCGCGCGCGCAGGAAGATCGCCGTCGACCTCAACGCCGACTGCAGGCAGCATGCCGCCGGAGACGTCGAGGTCATCTGCACGCCCTCCGACGACCTCGGCACCGTCGCGAGCGCGTCGGTGGACGTGGTGTTCGCCAGCAACTTCTTCGAGCACATCACCCGCGAGCAGATCGTCGGCACCCTGCGGGAGGTCCGTCGGGTGCTGCGGCCCACCGGGCGACTGCTCATCCTCCAGCCGAACATCCGCTTCTGCGCCCGCGACTACTGGATGTTCTTCGACCACATCACGCCACTCGACGACCGCAGCCTCACCGAGGCGCTCGAGACGAACGGGTTCGCCGTGCGCGAGGTGATCGTGCGGTTCCTGCCCTACACCACCCAGGGACGGCTGCCGGCCTCCGCCCGGCTCCTGCGCGTCTACCTTCGTGTGCCGCTCCTCTGGCGGGTGTTCGGACAGCAGAGCTTCATCGACGCGGTTCCCTCCCCGCGGTGA